One window of Oncorhynchus kisutch isolate 150728-3 linkage group LG25, Okis_V2, whole genome shotgun sequence genomic DNA carries:
- the LOC109870268 gene encoding histone H1.0-B-like: MAETVAAPAPKAKKAKAPKKAASHPKYSDMIMAAVQADKSRGGASRQSVQKYIKSHYKVGDNADSQIKLSLKRMVSGGVLRHTKGIGASGSFKLAKAEDTKKAPKAKAVVKPKKSPVKVAKPKKVAKPKKVAKSPAKAKKAKVSVKKVKKSPKKAAPKPKKVVKKAKVAKPARAAKPKKAKAAKPKPKAAAKKATKKK, translated from the coding sequence ATGGCAGAGACGGTGGCAGCTCCAGCCCCAAAAGCTAAAAAGGCGAAGGCACCCAAGAAAGCTGCTTCACACCCGAAATACTCGGATATGATTATGGCGGCCGTCCAGGCAGACAAAAGCCGTGGAGGTGCGTCCAGACAATCTGTCCAGAAGTACATCAAGAGCCACTACAAGGTGGGAGACAATGCCGATTCCCAGATTAAGCTGTCTCTGAAGAGGATGGTGAGTGGCGGGGTCCTGCGCCACACCAAAGGCATCGGCGCATCAGGCTCCTTCAAACTGGCTAAAGCAGAGGACACCAAAAAGGCGCCTAAAGCTAAAGCCGTTGTGAAACCAAAGAAGTCGCCTGTGAAAGTCGCCAAGCCCAAGAAGGTAGCAAAACCCAAGAAGGTGGCCAAATCACCAGCAAAAGCCAAGAAAGCGAAAGTGTCAGTGAAGAAAGTGAAAAAGTCCCCGAAGAAAGCGGCACCAAAGCCCAAGAAAGTAGTAAAGAAAGCCAAGGTGGCAAAGCCAGCCAGGGCAGCCAAGCCCAAGAAGGCCAAAGCTGCAAAACCCAAACCCAAGGCAGCAGCCAAGAAAGCCACAAAGAAAAAGTAA